The proteins below are encoded in one region of Longimicrobium sp.:
- a CDS encoding DUF6036 family nucleotidyltransferase, translated as MERSELIQALERLGTLCAPGTEIVLAGGAALILAGYIDRGTEDGDVIHSTPKLADLEDVLALVAEERDLPAAWLNDGVKAWADVLPPDFLDRLEEVGVFANLCVRRLGRLDLLVMKCFALRAQDLDDISAMAPVEEEIAFVRGQLGRIARTRPDRALRMQLYLDA; from the coding sequence ATGGAACGCAGCGAGCTCATCCAGGCACTCGAGCGGCTCGGAACGCTCTGCGCCCCCGGCACGGAGATCGTGCTGGCGGGCGGCGCCGCGCTGATCCTGGCCGGGTACATCGACCGCGGCACCGAGGACGGCGACGTGATCCACTCCACCCCCAAGCTGGCCGACCTGGAAGACGTGCTCGCGCTCGTGGCGGAGGAGCGCGACCTTCCGGCTGCGTGGCTCAACGATGGCGTGAAGGCGTGGGCCGACGTGCTTCCGCCTGACTTCCTGGACCGGCTGGAGGAGGTCGGGGTGTTCGCCAACCTCTGCGTCAGGAGGCTGGGACGGCTCGATCTGCTGGTGATGAAGTGCTTCGCGCTGCGTGCCCAGGACCTCGACGACATCTCGGCGATGGCCCCGGTGGAGGAGGAGATCGCGTTCGTCCGCGGGCAGCTCGGCCGCATCGCCCGTACCCGGCCCGACCGCGCGCTCCGCATGCAGCTCTACCTGGACGCGTGA
- a CDS encoding outer membrane beta-barrel protein, whose translation MRRLIPLFAAVALTAAAAPVNAQTGFALKGHFLFNESTAKGADRDQETPSEDGFSIGAEVVLPMKIGIGVSAYANGRAREADVETQSFGMLAEANYFLDLPAIPITPYAGVHAGLGRYTYDDLGDATPEIEDSRTQLGFQVGLRLQLTRMFGIDAQYRRMSDSASNDQSPDLERNHVLVGVTLF comes from the coding sequence ATGCGCAGACTGATTCCGCTATTTGCAGCGGTGGCGCTGACCGCCGCCGCCGCGCCCGTGAACGCGCAGACCGGCTTCGCGCTGAAGGGGCACTTCCTCTTCAACGAGAGCACCGCCAAGGGCGCCGACCGCGACCAGGAGACCCCCTCGGAGGACGGCTTCTCGATCGGCGCGGAGGTGGTGCTGCCGATGAAGATCGGCATCGGCGTGAGCGCGTACGCCAACGGACGCGCGCGTGAGGCGGACGTGGAGACGCAGAGCTTCGGGATGCTGGCCGAGGCGAACTACTTCCTGGACCTGCCGGCGATCCCCATCACGCCGTACGCCGGGGTGCACGCGGGGCTCGGGCGCTACACCTACGACGACCTCGGCGACGCGACGCCGGAGATCGAGGACAGCCGCACGCAGCTCGGCTTCCAGGTCGGCCTGCGCCTGCAGCTGACCCGGATGTTCGGCATCGACGCGCAGTACCGCCGCATGAGCGACTCCGCCTCGAACGACCAGAGCCCGGATCTGGAGCGCAACCACGTGCTGGTGGGGGTGACGCTGTTCTGA